A genomic window from Octopus sinensis unplaced genomic scaffold, ASM634580v1 Contig10331, whole genome shotgun sequence includes:
- the LOC118761195 gene encoding sacsin-like — protein MKGQKSVVYGKIILDCNPVTQDLYKLKIGPLSTDVAHVSVQNLFKIFRSTQPSDFTLPEETRQEHDFDEQTTNDVFPSEESVPTTYFNSLHQEVKGGGDSDIKNMKFIQEYVKVESEIKNQISDLKQKSLEERKKNIKKLMLRWHPDKNPNDTELSTAVFKLINSEVETSCLFDESKKNVWEFMGHSDWDSFYDSIRKKAKEKESSTPSKETSEPPKKTSAQSKETWKPSSQASETSKETSTTDEPVEEEKSQMWMRQAKADLETAACLDFSRTGSFEWMAFIACQVCLS, from the coding sequence ATGAAGGGGCAAAAAAGTGTCGTATATGGAAAAATCATTCTCGATTGTAATCCGGTCACTCAAGACTTGTACAAACTTAAAATTGGGCCTCTCTCAACGGATGTGGCACATGTTTCTgtgcaaaatctttttaaaatatttcgaaGTACACAACCCTCAGACTTCACTTTACCCGAAGAAACACGTCAAGAACACGACTTCGATGAACAGACGACTAATGACGTGTTCCCGTCTGAGGAGTCGGTCCCAACTACTTATTTCAATAGCTTACATCAGGAAGTGAAAGGGGGTGGGGACTCAGATATAAAGAATATGAAATTTATCCAGGAATACGTGAAAGTTGAGtctgaaataaaaaatcaaatctcTGACTTAAAACAGAAAAgcttggaagaaagaaaaaaaaatatcaaaaaattaatGTTGCGATGGCATCCCGACAAAAACCCAAACGATACAGAACTGTCAACAGCTGTGTTTAAACTTATCAATTCGGAAGTGGAGACATCTTGTCTTTTCGACGAATCCAAAAAAAATGTTTGGGAATTTATGGGGCATTCTGATTGGGATAGTTTTTATGACTCAATACGAAAAAAAGCCAAAGAAAAGGAATCCTCGACACCTTCAAAGGAGACCTCAGAACCGCCAAAAAAAACTTCAGCACAGTCAAAAGAGACTTGGAAACCATCAAGTCAGGCTTCGGAAACATCAAAGGAGACTTCAACGACCGACGAGCCGGTGGAAGAAGAAAAATCTCAAATGTGGATGAGACAGGCTAAGGCTGATTTGGAGACCGCGGCATGTCTTGATTTTAGTAGAACAGGGTCATTTGAGTGGATGGCCTTTATTGCCTGTCAGGTTTGTCTTTCCTAA